Proteins from one Pseudarthrobacter sp. BIM B-2242 genomic window:
- the glyA gene encoding serine hydroxymethyltransferase translates to MTTTATTTAEVSNQPLAELDPEIAAVLEQELGRQRGTLEMIASENFAPRAVMEAQGSVLTNKYAEGYPGRRYYGGCEYVDVAEQLAIDRVKALFGAEYANVQPHSGAQANAAALSAMITPGDKILGLSLAHGGHLTHGMKLNFSGKLYNVAAYQVEQDTFRVDMDKLREQAIAEKPQVIIAGWSAYPRQLDFAAFRSIADEVGALLWTDMAHFAGLVAAGLHPSPVPYSDVVTSTVHKTLAGPRSGVILAKQEWAKKLNSNVFPGQQGGPLMHVIAAKAVAFKIAGTQEFKERQERVLEGARIIADRLNQADVAEAGVSVLTGGTDVHLVLVDLRNSQLDGQQAEDLLHSVGITVNRNAVPFDPRPPMVTSGLRIGTPALATRGFGAAEFTEVAEIIATALKAGSATDVEALQSRVDKLAADFPLYPQHEQW, encoded by the coding sequence GTGACTACTACCGCCACCACAACAGCCGAAGTCAGCAATCAGCCGCTGGCCGAACTCGATCCCGAAATCGCCGCAGTCCTTGAGCAGGAACTTGGCCGCCAGCGCGGCACCCTGGAAATGATCGCCTCCGAAAACTTCGCCCCGCGCGCCGTGATGGAAGCCCAGGGTTCGGTCCTCACGAACAAGTACGCCGAGGGCTACCCGGGCCGCCGCTACTACGGCGGCTGCGAATACGTCGATGTCGCCGAGCAACTGGCCATCGATCGCGTCAAGGCCCTGTTCGGCGCCGAGTACGCCAACGTCCAGCCGCACTCCGGTGCGCAGGCCAACGCCGCCGCACTGTCCGCCATGATCACCCCCGGCGATAAGATCCTGGGCCTGTCCCTGGCCCACGGCGGCCACCTGACCCACGGCATGAAGCTCAACTTCTCCGGCAAGCTGTACAACGTGGCTGCCTACCAGGTGGAGCAGGACACCTTCCGGGTGGACATGGACAAACTGCGCGAGCAGGCCATCGCCGAGAAGCCCCAGGTCATCATCGCCGGCTGGTCCGCCTACCCCCGCCAGCTGGACTTCGCCGCCTTCCGCTCCATCGCCGATGAAGTGGGCGCGCTCCTCTGGACTGACATGGCACACTTCGCCGGCCTGGTTGCAGCCGGTCTGCACCCGAGCCCGGTGCCGTACTCCGACGTCGTGACCTCCACAGTGCACAAGACCCTCGCCGGTCCGCGGTCCGGTGTGATCCTGGCCAAGCAGGAGTGGGCCAAGAAGCTCAACTCCAACGTGTTCCCGGGCCAGCAGGGCGGTCCGCTGATGCACGTCATTGCCGCCAAGGCCGTGGCGTTCAAGATTGCCGGCACCCAGGAGTTCAAGGAGCGCCAGGAGCGTGTCCTGGAAGGCGCCAGGATCATCGCCGACCGGCTCAACCAAGCTGACGTCGCCGAAGCAGGCGTCTCCGTCCTCACCGGCGGCACCGACGTGCACCTGGTCCTGGTGGACCTGCGAAACTCGCAGCTTGACGGCCAGCAGGCCGAGGATCTCCTGCACTCGGTTGGCATCACCGTTAACCGCAACGCCGTCCCGTTCGACCCCCGCCCGCCGATGGTCACCTCCGGCCTGCGGATCGGCACTCCCGCCCTGGCCACCCGCGGCTTCGGTGCTGCGGAATTCACGGAGGTGGCCGAGATCATTGCCACCGCCCTGAAGGCAGGCTCCGCCACCGACGTTGAGGCTCTGCAGTCCCGCGTTGACAAGCTCGCCGCCGACTTCCCGCTGTACCCGCAGCACGAGCAGTGGTGA
- a CDS encoding bifunctional methylenetetrahydrofolate dehydrogenase/methenyltetrahydrofolate cyclohydrolase gives MTKTQTAKILDGKAAAASIKSELVERVAALKAKGVVPGIATVLVGADPASQLYVSMKHKQSAAIGMNSIQRELPADATQEQVEALIDELNADPACHGYIVQLPLPKHLDTDAILERIDPDKDADGLHPTNLGRLVLNVSGEITSPLPCTPRGVIELLERNGYSLAGKHVVVVGRGVTVGRTIGLLLTRRSVNATVTLTHTGTENLSELLRQADVIVGAAGAKHIVKAADVKPGAALLDVGVTRETDAETGKSKVHGDIEPAAADVAGWISPNPGGVGPMTVALLMTNVVEAAERHVAQKNGAETA, from the coding sequence ATGACCAAGACCCAAACTGCCAAGATTCTTGACGGCAAGGCAGCCGCAGCAAGCATCAAGTCTGAGCTCGTTGAGCGTGTCGCGGCCCTGAAGGCCAAAGGCGTTGTCCCCGGCATTGCCACCGTCCTCGTGGGCGCGGACCCGGCCTCGCAGCTCTACGTGTCCATGAAGCACAAACAGTCAGCGGCGATCGGGATGAACTCGATCCAGCGTGAGCTGCCGGCGGATGCCACCCAGGAGCAGGTCGAGGCCCTCATTGACGAACTCAATGCGGACCCTGCCTGCCACGGGTACATCGTGCAGTTGCCGTTGCCCAAGCATTTGGACACCGACGCCATCCTGGAGCGGATCGACCCCGACAAGGACGCCGACGGCCTGCATCCGACCAACCTGGGCCGGCTGGTGCTCAACGTCAGCGGTGAAATCACATCGCCGCTGCCTTGCACGCCGCGCGGCGTTATTGAGCTCCTGGAGCGCAACGGCTACAGCCTTGCGGGCAAGCACGTAGTGGTGGTGGGCCGCGGTGTCACCGTCGGCCGCACCATCGGGTTGCTGCTCACGCGCCGGTCCGTGAACGCCACCGTGACGCTGACGCATACCGGCACCGAGAACCTCTCGGAGCTGCTGCGCCAGGCCGACGTCATTGTGGGCGCGGCGGGTGCCAAGCACATCGTCAAGGCCGCCGACGTCAAACCCGGTGCCGCGCTGCTGGACGTCGGTGTCACCCGTGAAACCGATGCCGAGACGGGCAAGAGCAAGGTCCACGGGGATATCGAGCCTGCCGCAGCGGACGTGGCCGGCTGGATTTCGCCGAACCCCGGCGGCGTCGGCCCCATGACCGTGGCGCTTCTGATGACCAACGTGGTCGAAGCCGCGGAACGCCACGTGGCACAGAAGAACGGCGCGGAAACCGCCTAG
- a CDS encoding ABC transporter ATP-binding protein, protein MSSTSSDGLRARQGTVIAAEDLRKTYGDVAAVDGISFSVPAGESFGLLGPNGAGKSTTMKMIGAVTQRTSGKLSIMGLDPDSHGPEVRAHLGVVPQQDNLDEELRVRDNLLVYGRYFGLPMSYLKPKADELLEFAQLTDKAKSKVDTLSGGMKRRLTIARSLINEPQILLLDEPTTGLDPQARHILWDRLFRLKEQGVTLILTTHYMDEAEQLCDRLIVVDKGRIMAEGSPAQLIREHSTREVLELRFGSERNSTIGPELQGIGERLEALPDRVLIYASDGEAALEQVSSRGLRPVTSLVRRSSLEDVFLRLTGRSLVD, encoded by the coding sequence ATGTCCTCCACCTCTTCAGACGGCCTTCGCGCCCGGCAGGGAACGGTCATCGCCGCGGAGGACTTGCGGAAGACCTATGGCGATGTCGCCGCCGTCGACGGGATTTCGTTCAGCGTTCCCGCGGGGGAGTCCTTCGGCCTGCTCGGCCCGAACGGGGCGGGCAAATCCACCACCATGAAAATGATCGGCGCGGTCACCCAGCGCACGTCCGGGAAACTCAGCATCATGGGCCTGGACCCTGACAGCCACGGCCCGGAAGTCCGGGCGCACCTGGGAGTGGTGCCCCAGCAGGACAACCTGGACGAGGAGCTTCGCGTCCGGGACAACCTCCTCGTCTATGGCCGCTACTTCGGACTGCCGATGAGCTACCTGAAGCCGAAGGCTGACGAGCTGCTCGAATTCGCCCAGCTCACGGACAAGGCGAAGTCCAAGGTGGACACGCTGTCCGGCGGTATGAAGCGGCGGCTGACCATCGCCCGTTCGCTGATCAATGAACCGCAGATCCTGCTCCTGGACGAGCCCACCACCGGGCTGGACCCGCAGGCACGGCATATCCTGTGGGACCGCCTCTTCCGGCTCAAGGAACAGGGCGTCACACTGATCCTGACCACGCATTACATGGATGAGGCCGAGCAGCTGTGCGACAGGCTGATCGTGGTGGACAAGGGCAGGATCATGGCCGAGGGATCGCCGGCGCAGCTGATCCGCGAGCACTCCACCAGGGAAGTGCTGGAGCTGCGCTTCGGCTCCGAACGCAACTCCACGATCGGGCCGGAGCTCCAGGGGATCGGGGAGCGCCTTGAGGCGCTCCCGGACCGGGTGCTGATTTACGCGTCCGACGGCGAGGCGGCCCTTGAGCAGGTCTCTTCCCGCGGCCTGCGGCCGGTGACCTCGTTGGTGCGCCGGTCCTCGTTGGAGGACGTGTTCCTGCGTCTGACCGGCCGGAGCCTCGTTGACTGA
- a CDS encoding ABC transporter permease gives MTEKAATDAPGTAGVRAHSPDVSAARARRWGAFYYAEQVLRVMKGYGWSILMYSVGQPVAYLFAMGVGLATLVDSGDAGAFGGVSYLTFIAPALLVSAAVMTAANEFTFPVMDGFKWRRIYYGPHASPLTPQQIAAGQIMAVALRLFLQSAIYFGAVALFGASPSGWGWAGIAVATLAGLAFGLPLMAYSASIKDDQGQFALVMRFIVMPLFLFSGTFFPLDTLPLAVRWIGWISPIWHGTELGRVVSYGYQEPPVLTLVHIVVLVALAAIGWILTKRQFIRRMGQ, from the coding sequence TTGACTGAGAAGGCGGCCACGGACGCCCCTGGTACCGCGGGCGTCCGAGCCCATTCCCCGGATGTTTCCGCGGCCAGGGCGCGCCGTTGGGGCGCCTTCTACTATGCCGAGCAGGTCCTCCGCGTGATGAAGGGCTATGGCTGGTCCATCCTGATGTACAGCGTGGGCCAGCCGGTGGCCTACCTGTTCGCGATGGGCGTGGGACTGGCCACGCTGGTGGACTCCGGGGACGCGGGAGCCTTCGGCGGGGTCAGCTATCTGACCTTCATCGCACCTGCACTCCTGGTTTCGGCGGCGGTCATGACCGCCGCCAACGAGTTCACCTTTCCGGTCATGGACGGTTTCAAGTGGCGCCGGATCTACTACGGACCGCACGCCTCCCCGCTGACCCCGCAGCAGATTGCCGCCGGGCAGATCATGGCTGTGGCGTTGCGCCTGTTCCTGCAGTCCGCCATCTACTTCGGGGCAGTTGCACTGTTCGGCGCCTCGCCGTCCGGCTGGGGCTGGGCGGGCATCGCGGTGGCCACTCTCGCGGGGCTGGCCTTCGGTTTGCCGCTGATGGCCTACTCTGCGTCGATCAAGGATGACCAGGGCCAGTTCGCGCTGGTCATGCGTTTCATCGTGATGCCGCTCTTCCTCTTCTCCGGAACTTTTTTCCCGCTGGACACGCTGCCCCTTGCGGTCCGCTGGATCGGCTGGATCTCGCCCATCTGGCACGGCACTGAACTGGGGCGGGTGGTCAGTTACGGATACCAGGAACCGCCGGTCCTTACGCTCGTGCACATCGTGGTGCTCGTGGCACTCGCGGCCATCGGCTGGATCCTCACCAAACGGCAGTTCATCCGGAGGATGGGGCAGTGA
- a CDS encoding ABC transporter permease has translation MATGPGSGIAGPGGPGPTVTEEARNRTFGPLYSRNAKAVISRGLMATWRSNWLVMLSGFFEPVLFLIAMGVGLGSIVGAVQGPDGTEISYAAYIAPALLAVSAMNGAVYDSTWNVFFKMNFAKLYQGMLYTSLGPLDVAFGEIFLALLRGLLYATGFTAVMGLMGLITTPWALLMIPASVLIAFGFASMGMAITSFLKTFQQMDWINFFMLPMFLFSATFYPLSVYPQFIQWLIQAMPLWHGVELLRQISVGVFTPATAIHIGYYLVMTALGMLLTTMRLRKLFLK, from the coding sequence ATGGCTACCGGCCCCGGCTCCGGTATCGCCGGCCCTGGCGGTCCCGGCCCCACTGTCACCGAGGAAGCGCGGAACAGGACGTTCGGCCCGCTGTATTCACGCAACGCCAAAGCCGTCATCTCCCGGGGGCTGATGGCCACGTGGAGAAGCAACTGGCTGGTGATGCTCTCCGGCTTCTTTGAGCCGGTACTGTTCCTGATCGCCATGGGTGTGGGCCTCGGTTCCATCGTCGGAGCGGTGCAGGGGCCCGACGGGACGGAAATCAGCTACGCCGCCTACATCGCGCCTGCGCTGCTTGCCGTGTCCGCCATGAACGGGGCTGTCTACGACTCGACGTGGAACGTCTTCTTCAAGATGAACTTCGCCAAGCTGTACCAGGGCATGCTGTACACGTCCCTAGGTCCGCTGGACGTGGCATTCGGCGAGATCTTCCTCGCGCTCCTGCGCGGCCTGCTTTACGCCACCGGGTTCACGGCGGTGATGGGACTGATGGGCCTGATCACCACGCCATGGGCCCTCCTGATGATTCCTGCGTCGGTGCTCATCGCCTTCGGCTTCGCCAGCATGGGGATGGCAATCACAAGCTTCCTGAAGACCTTCCAGCAGATGGACTGGATCAACTTCTTTATGCTGCCCATGTTCCTGTTCAGCGCCACGTTCTACCCGCTCAGCGTCTACCCGCAGTTCATCCAATGGCTGATCCAGGCCATGCCCCTCTGGCACGGGGTGGAGCTGCTGCGCCAGATCAGCGTGGGCGTGTTTACGCCGGCCACAGCCATCCACATCGGGTACTACCTGGTGATGACAGCCCTGGGCATGCTGCTGACAACCATGCGCCTGCGGAAGCTCTTCCTGAAATAG
- a CDS encoding exodeoxyribonuclease III, with protein MSSALEKDYLRIASVNVNGLRAAYRNGMAAWLEPREVDILCLQEVRAPDAIVRELLGEGWHILHAEAEAKGRAGVAIASRDEPLATRHGIGDDYFATAGRWVEADFRLTDAGGNPVHLTVASAYVHSGDVGTPKQVDKYRFLDAMSTRLPELTKHSDHALVVGDLNVGHTERDIKNWKGNVKKAGFLPEERAYFDRFFGEDIGWKDVHRGLAGDVDGPYTWWSQRGQAFDNDTGWRIDYHLATPDLAAAAFSAVVDRAPSWDTRFSDHAPLVVDYRL; from the coding sequence GTGAGTTCGGCATTGGAGAAGGATTACCTTCGCATCGCATCAGTCAACGTCAACGGCCTTCGGGCTGCCTACAGGAACGGGATGGCGGCCTGGCTGGAGCCGCGCGAAGTGGACATTCTCTGCCTCCAGGAAGTCCGTGCACCTGACGCGATCGTCCGGGAGTTGCTGGGCGAGGGCTGGCACATCCTGCACGCCGAAGCCGAAGCGAAAGGCCGCGCCGGAGTGGCAATTGCGTCCCGCGACGAACCGCTGGCCACCCGTCACGGCATCGGCGACGATTACTTCGCCACTGCCGGCCGGTGGGTGGAAGCCGATTTCAGGCTGACCGACGCCGGCGGCAACCCCGTGCACCTGACCGTTGCCAGCGCCTACGTGCACTCCGGCGACGTCGGAACCCCCAAACAGGTGGACAAGTACCGGTTCCTGGACGCCATGAGCACCCGCCTGCCGGAACTCACCAAACACAGCGACCACGCACTGGTGGTGGGCGACCTCAACGTCGGCCACACCGAGCGTGACATCAAGAACTGGAAGGGCAACGTCAAGAAGGCTGGCTTCCTGCCCGAAGAACGCGCCTACTTTGACCGCTTCTTCGGTGAGGACATCGGCTGGAAAGATGTCCACCGGGGCCTGGCGGGCGACGTCGACGGCCCCTACACCTGGTGGTCACAGCGTGGCCAGGCGTTCGACAACGACACCGGTTGGCGCATTGATTACCACCTGGCAACCCCGGACCTCGCCGCTGCCGCCTTCTCGGCAGTCGTGGACCGGGCGCCCTCGTGGGACACACGCTTCTCTGACCATGCCCCGCTGGTAGTGGACTACCGGCTCTAG
- the trpS gene encoding tryptophan--tRNA ligase, translating into MTSSTSHGRKRILSGAKPTADSLHLGNYIGAVRNWVDMQSAYDAVFFIPDLHAITVDFDPAELSNRTRVVAAQYIAAGIDPDKCIFFVQSHVPEHAQLAWALNCITGFGEASRMTQFKDKTQKAGADAATLGLFAYPTLMAADILLYQTDLVPVGEDQRQHLELTRNLAQRFNTRFGETFTVPEATILKASAKIYDLQNPTAKMSKTGESPNGSIQLLEDPKLAAKRIKSAVTDTGTEIRFDLEEKPGVSNLLTIYSSLTGKSIADLEAEYQGKMYGHLKVDLAEVMVEFITPLRNRTNELMADPAELDRLLAKGAERAREIASVTLSQVYERMGFLPSLSLAGVR; encoded by the coding sequence ATGACCAGCTCAACCTCACACGGCCGCAAGCGGATCCTCTCCGGCGCCAAGCCCACGGCCGACTCCCTGCACCTGGGCAACTACATCGGCGCGGTCCGCAACTGGGTGGACATGCAATCCGCCTACGACGCCGTGTTCTTTATCCCCGATCTCCACGCCATCACCGTGGACTTCGATCCCGCGGAACTCAGCAACCGCACCCGCGTGGTGGCGGCCCAGTACATTGCTGCCGGCATCGACCCGGACAAGTGCATCTTCTTCGTCCAGTCCCATGTCCCGGAACATGCGCAGCTGGCGTGGGCGCTGAACTGCATCACGGGATTCGGCGAAGCCTCCCGCATGACCCAGTTCAAGGACAAGACCCAAAAGGCCGGCGCCGACGCCGCCACGCTGGGACTGTTCGCCTACCCCACTCTGATGGCTGCCGATATCCTGCTGTACCAGACCGACCTGGTACCGGTAGGGGAGGACCAGCGGCAGCACCTGGAGCTGACCCGGAACCTGGCCCAGCGCTTCAACACGCGCTTCGGCGAGACCTTCACCGTGCCCGAGGCCACTATCCTCAAGGCCAGCGCCAAGATCTACGACCTGCAGAACCCCACCGCCAAGATGTCGAAAACGGGGGAGTCGCCCAACGGGTCCATCCAGCTGCTGGAAGACCCAAAGCTCGCGGCGAAGCGGATCAAGTCAGCCGTCACCGACACCGGCACCGAGATCCGGTTTGACCTCGAGGAAAAGCCGGGCGTCTCCAACCTGCTGACCATCTATTCCTCCCTCACGGGCAAGTCCATAGCGGACCTTGAAGCCGAGTACCAGGGCAAGATGTACGGCCACCTGAAGGTTGACCTCGCCGAGGTGATGGTGGAGTTCATTACGCCGCTTCGGAACCGCACCAACGAGCTGATGGCCGACCCCGCCGAGCTGGACCGGCTCCTGGCCAAGGGTGCAGAGCGTGCCCGCGAAATCGCTTCCGTGACCCTCAGCCAGGTCTACGAACGGATGGGTTTCCTGCCGTCCCTGAGCCTGGCCGGAGTCCGCTAG
- a CDS encoding 2'-5' RNA ligase family protein — protein sequence MPAASTASEGMSVGVILGFPPAIAKELQRWRASFGDPMAGVVPAHITLVTTTLTDDWEATREHVRKVARSQSPFMVTISGTGTFRPVSPVVYINVEEGFDACVDLHRKLQTGPLERELPFSYHPHVTIAHDVAPESLDEAETVLESYRATFPVVSMGLYEHDAEGIWQLREELDFGTETDDDGGTGGTKTAADAGANGATAPH from the coding sequence ATGCCTGCCGCCAGCACTGCCAGCGAAGGAATGAGCGTAGGCGTCATTCTGGGGTTCCCGCCTGCCATCGCCAAGGAACTGCAGCGTTGGCGTGCCTCGTTCGGGGATCCGATGGCCGGGGTGGTACCGGCCCACATCACCCTTGTCACCACCACCCTGACGGACGACTGGGAAGCCACCCGCGAACACGTCCGTAAGGTGGCGCGCAGCCAGTCCCCGTTTATGGTGACCATCTCCGGTACAGGCACGTTCCGGCCGGTCTCCCCGGTGGTGTACATCAACGTTGAAGAGGGCTTCGACGCGTGCGTTGACCTGCACCGGAAACTGCAGACCGGACCGCTCGAGCGGGAGCTGCCCTTCTCCTACCACCCGCACGTCACCATCGCCCATGATGTTGCCCCCGAGAGCCTCGACGAGGCCGAAACGGTGCTTGAAAGTTACCGGGCCACCTTCCCTGTGGTTAGCATGGGACTCTACGAGCACGATGCTGAAGGCATTTGGCAGCTACGGGAAGAGTTGGACTTTGGGACCGAAACTGACGACGACGGCGGGACCGGTGGCACCAAAACAGCAGCGGACGCCGGCGCAAACGGAGCCACCGCTCCCCACTGA
- a CDS encoding YihY/virulence factor BrkB family protein → MEWGKARRSDGGPVAGLLAMMQWLLARLNAFRPMRAWQHYTLQHGPLMSAGIGFNMFFSITGLLATGFSIAGLVLRGQPALLDTIISSVAQSAPGLLKVDGGTGLVDPKDLLNPDGLGWAAVIAAAVTVVTSLGWIAGLRDGLRGVVELPPLKINIILLKLRDVGTLLLLGVALVISAGASLVFGTAAGWVSDFLRLDPAVAGPLTTLIKIGVPLVLSWVTAVVMFRLAGGLKLSRRALLEGTVLAAVGTTILQVFSTELLAGAGRNPILAPFAIIIGLLIWFNLVSQVYLVAAAWSAVRDGDLKSAPAGHEKGLWGARHIQPGKTPVEHHNGAAVATAGTVRRRGTGRPRQK, encoded by the coding sequence ATGGAGTGGGGCAAAGCCAGAAGGTCCGACGGCGGCCCGGTGGCCGGTCTGCTGGCCATGATGCAGTGGCTGCTCGCCAGGCTCAACGCTTTCCGGCCAATGCGCGCCTGGCAGCACTACACTCTCCAGCATGGCCCGCTCATGAGCGCCGGCATCGGCTTCAACATGTTTTTCTCCATCACGGGCCTCCTGGCCACGGGCTTCTCCATTGCCGGCCTGGTGCTCCGCGGCCAGCCTGCCCTGCTGGACACCATCATCAGCAGCGTGGCGCAAAGCGCTCCCGGCCTGCTGAAGGTCGACGGCGGAACGGGCCTGGTGGATCCCAAGGACCTGCTGAACCCGGACGGCCTCGGTTGGGCAGCGGTGATTGCTGCCGCGGTCACGGTGGTCACGTCCCTGGGCTGGATCGCCGGGCTCCGCGACGGCCTCCGCGGGGTGGTGGAACTGCCGCCGCTGAAGATCAACATCATCCTGCTGAAGCTGCGCGACGTCGGCACGCTGCTGCTTTTGGGCGTTGCCCTGGTGATCAGCGCCGGAGCGTCCCTGGTGTTCGGCACGGCCGCCGGCTGGGTCAGCGATTTCCTCCGGCTGGACCCTGCGGTGGCCGGTCCGCTGACCACGCTGATCAAGATCGGTGTGCCGCTGGTCCTGAGCTGGGTCACCGCCGTTGTGATGTTCCGCCTGGCCGGCGGGCTGAAGCTGTCGCGGCGGGCCCTGCTGGAGGGGACCGTCCTGGCCGCTGTGGGCACCACCATCCTGCAGGTGTTCAGCACCGAACTGCTGGCCGGCGCGGGCAGGAACCCGATCCTGGCGCCTTTCGCCATCATCATCGGGCTCCTGATCTGGTTCAACCTTGTCAGTCAGGTCTACCTGGTCGCGGCCGCCTGGTCAGCCGTCCGCGACGGGGACCTCAAGAGCGCTCCTGCCGGACACGAGAAGGGGCTGTGGGGTGCCCGGCACATCCAGCCGGGTAAAACGCCTGTGGAGCACCACAACGGCGCCGCGGTGGCTACTGCGGGGACTGTGCGGCGTCGAGGTACTGGTCGGCCCAGGCAGAAATGA
- a CDS encoding S9 family peptidase, with product MSRSEKVSFEGSTGELLSGIIDVPEGPVRGWGVFSHGFTLGKDSPSASRMCKALADTGIGMLRFDNLGLGESAGHWSEGSFSHKVADTVKAAEYMRTQGKAISLLVGHSFGGAAVLSAARQIPELDAVATVGAPFSPKHVAHVFDAALDKILSEGSAEVDLGGKRVEIRKHFVEDLEHADLTDCIRQLHKPLMVMHSPTDNTVGIENASTIFQTARHPRNFVSLEGSDHLLTGKGQAARAARIISAWADQYLDAAQSPQ from the coding sequence ATGTCCCGCTCCGAAAAAGTCAGCTTCGAAGGATCCACCGGCGAATTGCTCTCCGGCATCATCGACGTTCCGGAAGGGCCGGTGCGCGGCTGGGGCGTGTTTTCGCACGGCTTCACGCTGGGCAAGGACAGTCCCTCGGCCTCGCGGATGTGCAAAGCCCTGGCAGACACCGGGATCGGCATGCTGCGCTTCGACAACCTGGGGCTGGGTGAATCTGCCGGGCACTGGTCCGAGGGCTCGTTCAGCCACAAGGTGGCGGACACGGTGAAGGCCGCCGAGTACATGCGTACCCAGGGCAAGGCGATCTCCCTGCTGGTGGGCCATTCCTTCGGCGGTGCCGCAGTGCTTTCGGCCGCGCGGCAGATCCCCGAGCTCGACGCCGTCGCAACCGTGGGTGCCCCGTTCTCCCCCAAGCATGTGGCCCACGTGTTCGATGCAGCGCTGGACAAGATCCTCAGCGAAGGCAGTGCCGAAGTGGACCTCGGCGGGAAGCGCGTGGAGATCAGGAAGCACTTTGTCGAGGACCTGGAGCACGCGGACCTCACGGACTGCATCCGCCAGCTGCACAAGCCGCTGATGGTGATGCACTCCCCCACCGACAACACGGTGGGAATCGAGAATGCCAGCACCATCTTCCAGACGGCCCGGCACCCGCGGAACTTCGTGTCCCTTGAAGGCAGCGACCACCTGCTGACCGGCAAGGGTCAGGCAGCGCGCGCCGCCCGCATCATTTCTGCCTGGGCCGACCAGTACCTCGACGCCGCACAGTCCCCGCAGTAG
- a CDS encoding succinate dehydrogenase iron-sulfur subunit, whose product MSAELAEPASKIELPAHVGGGGEIPTFDVTLRVRRYNPEVSEDATWDDFKVTMYGTDRVLDALHKVKWEIDGSVSFRRSCAHGVCGSDAMRINGRNRLACKTLLKDLDTSKPITVEPIKGLPVEKDLIVDMEPFFQSFREVMPFLINKGHEPTKERLQSAEDRERFDDTTKCILCAACTSSCPVFWTDGQYFGPAAIVNAHRFIFDSRDDAGDMRLEILNDKEGVWRCRTTFNCSEACPRGIQVTQAIAEVKQAILSRKI is encoded by the coding sequence ATGTCCGCCGAACTTGCTGAGCCAGCCTCAAAGATCGAACTGCCCGCACACGTCGGAGGCGGCGGAGAGATCCCCACATTCGACGTCACCCTGCGCGTGCGCCGCTACAACCCTGAGGTGTCCGAGGACGCCACCTGGGATGACTTCAAGGTGACCATGTACGGCACCGACCGTGTGCTGGACGCCCTGCACAAGGTCAAGTGGGAAATCGACGGCAGCGTTTCCTTCCGCCGCTCCTGCGCCCACGGCGTCTGCGGCTCCGATGCCATGCGCATCAACGGCCGCAACCGCCTTGCCTGCAAGACCCTCCTGAAGGACCTGGACACGTCCAAGCCCATCACCGTTGAGCCCATCAAGGGCCTGCCGGTGGAGAAGGACCTGATTGTGGACATGGAGCCGTTCTTCCAGTCGTTCCGCGAGGTCATGCCGTTCCTGATCAACAAGGGCCACGAGCCCACCAAGGAACGCCTGCAGTCCGCCGAGGACCGTGAGCGTTTTGACGACACCACCAAGTGCATCCTGTGCGCCGCGTGCACGTCCTCCTGCCCCGTGTTCTGGACCGATGGCCAGTACTTCGGCCCGGCCGCGATCGTCAATGCCCACCGCTTCATCTTCGATTCCCGTGATGATGCCGGCGACATGCGACTGGAAATCCTGAACGACAAGGAAGGCGTGTGGCGCTGCCGCACCACCTTCAACTGCTCCGAAGCATGCCCCCGCGGCATCCAGGTGACCCAGGCCATCGCCGAGGTCAAGCAGGCAATCCTCTCCCGCAAGATCTAG